A window from Pseudooceanicola algae encodes these proteins:
- a CDS encoding LacI family DNA-binding transcriptional regulator, translating to MNSNTPKKRITIRDVAQAAGTSVSTVSFVLNSSWKRHRVHPDTAARVQKVADDLNYRPDQRARALRLKRSSFAGMIVPYFRDGFFADMAESFETQARRRSLVPIMSSTQRNPKIEQQVAETLIAQQVELLVLAGVAEPSAIDDLCQKRGVRCVRIDVPDKDSRSSAIGFEARLPVDAVILRQKVDAAMGECFAWFDATADKALAAAEAAPELILNRTTARRGKASASQKGNPREEYMADAGRVVFDIGKTNMKLSVVSSGGETMESLSRPNTVLECGAPGPATGPWRRHDLAAAEAWLLASLADLAGRHRLGTFICTGHGATGCLVSRADLDETEPALPMIDYEQDMPAEDDEAFLAEAGPFGDRGSAIMHGATHAARQIMWVKRAAPDRFARAEMWLGLPQYWAWRLSGHGAAEITYLAAQSELWNVAEQRPSEIAQRHGWDGLLPKIRRAGDILGPIRPELAQRHGLPGNLQILTGLHDSSSNFHAYRASGLHPLTVLSTGTWLVALSDGMSIDRLDPTYGMTLNADIDGRPLGGALVMGGREFDAVAQGADGPADPDRIAGLIARQTMALPSFDDDHGQFPGSGGRGRIVGPPPGDAADRRALAVLYAALLARECLLSVEARGEVVLDGAFTRDPVFCGLVAALCPDLSCRVNHTADGVAVGAAQIAARTTTRPPMPERVASLSLPGLAAYADAWRALEKTTNETSLS from the coding sequence ATGAACAGCAACACACCCAAAAAGCGGATCACGATCCGCGATGTGGCGCAGGCCGCAGGCACCTCTGTCTCGACCGTCAGCTTCGTTCTGAACAGCTCGTGGAAGCGGCATCGTGTGCATCCCGACACTGCCGCGCGGGTGCAGAAGGTCGCGGACGACCTGAACTATCGGCCCGACCAGCGGGCGCGGGCGCTGCGGCTCAAACGGTCGTCCTTTGCGGGGATGATCGTGCCTTATTTCCGGGACGGTTTCTTTGCCGACATGGCCGAAAGCTTTGAAACACAGGCGCGCCGCAGGTCCCTTGTCCCGATCATGTCCAGCACGCAGCGCAACCCGAAGATCGAACAGCAGGTGGCGGAAACCCTGATCGCGCAACAGGTCGAACTGCTTGTCCTGGCGGGCGTGGCCGAGCCATCCGCGATCGATGACCTTTGCCAGAAACGCGGCGTGCGCTGCGTCAGGATCGACGTGCCGGACAAGGATTCGCGCAGCAGCGCCATCGGTTTCGAGGCCAGGCTGCCGGTCGATGCCGTCATTCTGCGCCAGAAGGTCGATGCGGCGATGGGAGAATGTTTTGCCTGGTTCGATGCCACGGCAGACAAGGCGCTGGCCGCCGCCGAAGCCGCGCCAGAATTGATCCTGAACAGGACCACGGCACGGCGCGGCAAGGCTTCGGCGTCGCAGAAAGGCAATCCGAGGGAGGAGTACATGGCAGACGCAGGACGGGTCGTTTTCGATATCGGCAAGACGAACATGAAGCTGAGCGTCGTCTCATCGGGCGGAGAGACGATGGAATCGCTGTCGCGCCCCAACACGGTGCTGGAATGCGGCGCGCCGGGCCCCGCCACGGGGCCATGGCGGCGCCATGATCTGGCCGCTGCCGAGGCCTGGCTTCTGGCGTCGCTGGCGGACCTGGCCGGGCGGCACCGGTTGGGCACCTTCATCTGCACCGGCCACGGGGCCACAGGGTGCCTTGTGTCGCGCGCCGACCTCGACGAGACCGAACCCGCCCTGCCGATGATCGACTACGAACAGGACATGCCTGCCGAGGATGACGAGGCCTTCCTGGCCGAGGCAGGCCCCTTCGGCGACCGGGGCTCTGCCATCATGCACGGCGCGACCCATGCGGCGCGCCAGATCATGTGGGTAAAACGCGCCGCCCCCGACCGGTTTGCGCGGGCAGAGATGTGGCTGGGTCTGCCGCAATACTGGGCCTGGCGCCTTTCGGGGCATGGGGCGGCCGAGATCACCTATCTGGCCGCGCAATCGGAACTGTGGAACGTCGCCGAACAGCGCCCGTCAGAAATCGCGCAGCGACACGGCTGGGACGGGCTGTTGCCCAAGATCCGCCGCGCCGGTGACATCCTCGGCCCGATCCGCCCCGAGCTGGCACAGCGCCATGGGCTGCCGGGGAACCTTCAGATCCTGACCGGCCTGCATGATTCCTCGTCCAATTTCCACGCCTATCGGGCCTCGGGGTTGCATCCGCTGACGGTGCTGTCGACCGGCACCTGGCTGGTCGCCCTGTCCGACGGCATGTCCATCGACCGCCTCGACCCCACCTACGGCATGACCCTGAACGCCGATATCGACGGGCGGCCGCTTGGCGGGGCGCTGGTCATGGGCGGACGTGAATTCGACGCGGTGGCGCAGGGGGCGGACGGCCCGGCAGACCCCGACCGCATCGCCGGGCTGATCGCCCGCCAGACCATGGCCCTGCCCAGCTTCGACGACGACCACGGGCAATTCCCCGGCAGCGGCGGGCGCGGCCGGATCGTGGGCCCCCCGCCCGGGGACGCCGCCGACAGGCGCGCGCTGGCGGTGCTTTACGCCGCGCTGCTGGCACGCGAATGCCTGCTGTCCGTCGAGGCCCGCGGAGAGGTCGTCCTGGATGGCGCCTTTACCCGTGATCCGGTGTTCTGCGGCCTCGTCGCCGCGCTTTGCCCGGACCTGAGTTGCCGGGTCAACCACACCGCCGATGGTGTCGCGGTCGGCGCGGCCCAGATCGCCGCCCGCACGACGACGCGCCCGCCGATGCCCGAACGGGTCGCCTCCCTTAGCCTTCCCGGTCTTGCCGCCTATGCAGATGCCTGGCGGGCGCTGGAAAAGACAACAAACGAGACCTCTCTTTCGTGA